The following proteins are encoded in a genomic region of Solea senegalensis isolate Sse05_10M linkage group LG5, IFAPA_SoseM_1, whole genome shotgun sequence:
- the LOC122769402 gene encoding selenocysteine insertion sequence-binding protein 2-like, with the protein MEKKNFDSKHQRRPMKASADSPHLILPNPHISEQISTEKHSGPMALRKEGDTVRSHSAGESTDNFLQRERASAPKASKRSTNADRSTKARAQRSCVQFEVKMCDFPELSGASVSPPSAGQKERMSVTRRSPTPQDPQQSCPKPRPPAVSAGQTVVTSWANVASQPAKKQLPQEKTTNHGSSSLQSGETLNRHHDDTTAKKKRRKKKKKSKEGEEEGETLVYQEPPKFEDEDEFPGLMSSSCSANICTQEKQRDRGPQLSTQDKAPVSMETLKKGQKTEKVSGKKSKALVQLDIGNVFAVLEKKQSHKDKAVVLSVGGGLPVVHKLPSSLQKKPEKFAHNPLDSTCPLVKKGKQREVPKVKKPTALKKVILKEREERKQQRLLEERGDTGEEGGEERGDTGEGGEERGDTGEGGEERGDANITEEVVSPCEEAEDQTNKEETRSHDSCCVSTVNIHSRRFRDYCSQMLSRDVDDCVVTLLKELVRFQDRLYQKDPMKARMKRRVVMGLREVLKHLRLRKVKCVIISPNCERVQSKGGLDEALYTIIDTCREQEIPFVFALSRKALGRCVNKAVPVSVVGVFNYDGAQDHYHKMIELSSEARGAYDVMVSSLEQKNHAEEAELHISCQAEPCADSTHPEEPEYIKLWRKMLVKEKNQVALDSLCLHKNEDCDKNTEEEES; encoded by the exons atggaaaaaaag AACTTTGACAGTAAACACCAGAGGAGACCGATGAAGGCGTCAGCTGACTCCCCTCATCTCATTTTACCAAATCCTCACATTTCTGAACAGATTTCTACAGA GAAGCATTCAGGTCCAATGGCATTAAGGAAAGAAGGAGACACAGTGAGGAGTCATAGTGCTGGAGAGAGCACAGATAATTtcctacagagagagagggcgtCTGCACCAAAG GCATCAAAACGCAGCACAAACGCTGACAGAAGCACAAAAGCAAGAG CTCAGAGGAGCTGCGTCCAGTTTGAGGTGAAGATGTGTGATTTCCCGGAGCTGTCGGGTGCTTCCGTGTCaccgccctctgctggtcagaAAGAGAGGATG TCTGTGACCAGAAGATCACCAACACCTCAAGATCCACAGCAGAGCTGCCCGAAGCCACGCCCACCTGCTGTCTCAGCAG GTCAGACTGTGGTGACGTCGTGGGCCAACGTCGCATCTCAGCCTGCGAAGAAACAGCTCCCTCAGGAGAAGACCACCAAccacggcagcagcagcttgcag tcaggAGAAACATTGAATCGTCACCATGACGACaccacagcaaagaaaaaacgcaggaagaagaagaagaagagtaaagaaggtgaagaagaggGGGAAACACTCGTCTACCAGGAACCTCCCAAATTTGAG GATGAAGATgagtttccaggtttgatgagcAGCAGCTGTTCCGCTAACATCTGCACTCAG gAGAAGCAGAGAGACCGAGGTCCTCAGCTGTCCACCCAGGACAAAGCAcctgtttccatggagacaCTTAAAAagggacag aaaACAGAAAAGGTTTCTGGTAAAAAGAGCAAAGCTCTGGTTCAGCTGGACATCGGGAACGTGTTTGCTGTTTTGGAGAAGAAGCAGAGTCACAAAGATAAAGCTGTCGTTCTATCCG TTGGTGGAGGACTTCCTGTCGTCCACAAACTGCCGTCCTCTCTTCAGAAGAAACCAGAGAAGTTTGCTCACAATCCTCTGGACTCGACCTGTCCACTGGtgaagaaaggaaaacagaggGAGGTTCCTAAAGTGAAGAAACCTACAGCTCTGaagaag GTCATTCTGAAAGAacgggaggagaggaaacagcagcgcctgctggaggagagaggagacacaggtgaa gaaggtggagaggagagaggagacacgggtgaaggtggagaggagagaggagacacgggtgaaggtggagaggagagaggagacgcAAACATCacag AGGAAGTGGTGAGTCCGTGTGAAGAAGCTGAAGATCagaccaacaaagaagaaaccAGGTCACATGATTCCTGCTGCGTCAGCACAGTCAACATCCACAGCAGGAGGTTCAGAGA ttactGCAGTCAGATGCTGAGCAGAGACGTAGACGACTGTGTCGTCACTCTGCTGAAAGAACTGGTTCGGTTCCAGGACCGTTTGTATCAGAAGGATCCGATGAAAGCTCGTATGAAGCGTCGCGTCGTCATGGGTCTGCGTGAAGTTCTCAAGCACCTTCGACTGAGGAAGGTTAAATGTGTCATCATCTCGCCAAACTGTGAACGTGTCCAGTCCAAAG GCGGCCTGGACGAGGCGCTCTACACCATCATCGACACGTGTCGGGAACAGGAAATACCGTTTGTCTTCGCTCTCTCCAGGAAAGCTTTGGGTCGCTGTGTCAACAAGGCGGTGCCTGTCAGTGTGGTGGGCGTGTTCAACTACGACGGTGCACAG GACCACTACCATAAGATGATCGAGTTGTCTTCTGAAGCCAGAGGAGCCTACGACGTGATGGTGTCTAGTCTGGAGCAGAAGAACCAtgcagaggaggcggagctacACATCAGCTGCCAGGCGGAGCCTTGTGCTGACAGCACACATCCAGAAGAACCAGAATACA taAAGCTATGGAGGAAAATGTTGGTGAAAGAGAAAAACCAGGTGGCGCTAGACTCATTGTGTTTGCACAAAAATGAAGattgtgacaaaaacactgaagaggaggagagctgA